One Paracidovorax avenae ATCC 19860 genomic region harbors:
- a CDS encoding methionine ABC transporter permease, whose protein sequence is MSLSLSIPAERYGQALADTLLMVGVSGTAAFLAGIPLALLLIVTAPGGFLASPRVHRVAGSVINGFRATPFIVLLVALIPFTRLVAGTTIGVWAAIVPLSISATPFFARIAEVSLREVDRGLVEAAQAMGCRKWHIVRHVYLPEALPGIVGGFTITLVALIGASAMAGAVGAGGLGDLAIRYGYQRFDTQVMVIVIAVLIALVTAVQSAGDFCVRRLRDR, encoded by the coding sequence ATGAGCCTTTCGCTGTCCATTCCCGCCGAACGCTACGGCCAGGCGCTGGCCGACACCCTGCTGATGGTCGGTGTCTCCGGCACGGCCGCATTCCTCGCCGGCATCCCGCTGGCCCTGCTGCTCATCGTGACGGCTCCCGGCGGCTTTCTCGCCTCGCCCCGCGTGCACCGCGTGGCCGGCAGCGTGATCAACGGCTTCCGGGCCACGCCCTTCATCGTGCTGCTGGTGGCGCTCATTCCCTTCACGCGCCTCGTGGCCGGCACCACCATCGGCGTCTGGGCAGCGATCGTGCCGCTGTCGATCAGCGCCACGCCGTTCTTCGCGCGCATCGCGGAAGTCAGCCTGCGCGAGGTGGACCGCGGCCTGGTCGAGGCCGCGCAGGCCATGGGCTGCCGCAAGTGGCACATCGTGCGGCACGTCTATCTGCCGGAGGCGCTGCCCGGCATCGTGGGCGGCTTCACGATCACGCTGGTGGCGCTGATCGGCGCCTCCGCCATGGCCGGCGCGGTGGGCGCTGGCGGCCTGGGCGACCTGGCGATCCGCTATGGCTACCAGCGCTTCGACACCCAGGTGATGGTGATCGTGATCGCCGTGCTGATCGCGCTGGTCACCGCGGTGCAGTCCGCTGGCGACTTCTGCGTGCGGCGCCTGCGCGATCGCTGA
- a CDS encoding DMT family transporter, with the protein MQALWMVLAAFLFASMGVCVKLASAHFNAAELVCYRGIIGMAILWALARRQGVGLGTRYPGMHAWRSLIGVASLGAWFYAIAHLPLATAMTLNYMSSVWIAAFIVGGALLAWRPSGGAGGTRPPLQAPLVLTVMAGFAGVVMMLRPSIGANEMFAGLIGLLSGLSAAFAYMQVMALSRIGEPETRTVFYFAVGSAVAGGAAMLLTGASAWPGWPGLWLLPIGILAAAGQLCMTRAYARAGSQRGTLVVANLQYSGIVFAGVYSVVLFGDDIPPIGWAGMALIIVSGIVATVLRARAAPGAPAEEH; encoded by the coding sequence ATGCAAGCCCTCTGGATGGTCCTCGCCGCATTCCTCTTCGCGAGCATGGGGGTCTGCGTGAAGCTGGCATCGGCCCATTTCAACGCGGCCGAGCTGGTGTGCTACCGGGGCATCATCGGCATGGCCATCCTCTGGGCGCTGGCGCGGCGCCAGGGCGTGGGGCTGGGCACGCGCTACCCGGGCATGCATGCCTGGCGCAGCCTGATCGGCGTGGCCTCCCTGGGCGCCTGGTTCTATGCCATCGCGCACCTGCCGCTCGCCACCGCCATGACGCTCAACTACATGAGCAGCGTGTGGATCGCCGCCTTCATCGTGGGCGGTGCCCTGCTGGCGTGGCGGCCTTCGGGCGGTGCCGGCGGCACGCGCCCGCCCCTGCAGGCGCCGCTGGTGCTGACGGTGATGGCCGGCTTCGCCGGCGTGGTCATGATGCTGCGCCCCAGTATTGGTGCCAACGAGATGTTCGCCGGCCTGATCGGGCTGCTCTCGGGCCTGTCCGCCGCCTTCGCCTACATGCAGGTGATGGCGCTGTCGCGCATCGGCGAGCCGGAGACGCGCACGGTGTTCTATTTCGCGGTCGGCTCGGCCGTGGCGGGCGGCGCGGCCATGCTGCTCACGGGCGCCTCGGCGTGGCCGGGCTGGCCCGGCCTGTGGCTGCTGCCCATCGGCATCCTCGCCGCCGCGGGCCAGCTCTGCATGACGCGCGCCTATGCGCGGGCGGGCTCGCAGCGCGGCACCCTGGTGGTTGCCAACCTGCAGTATTCCGGGATCGTGTTCGCGGGGGTGTACAGCGTGGTGCTGTTCGGCGACGACATTCCCCCCATCGGCTGGGCCGGCATGGCGCTGATCATCGTGAGCGGGATCGTCGCCACCGTATTGCGCGCGCGTGCGGCACCCGGCGCGCCGGCGGAAGAGCACTGA
- a CDS encoding sulfurtransferase: MAYTTLISADELKALRASGAPLMVFDCSFDLAHPSRGQQQYLESHIPGAVYAHLDESLSARHGVPGAGGTIVAKEGEMPSSGGRHPLPHPERFAAWLSSVGFSNAMQAVVYDRNGTNFCGRLWWMLQWAGHEAVAVLDGGLQAWEQAGGELAHGEEPAHFQANFALGEPLQRLATAAEVQAALGRPGQTVVDARAPARYRGEVEPLDPVAGHIPGALNRPFSDNLGPDGRFKPAAQLRAEFESLLAGRDPSTVVHQCGSGVSATPNVLAMQVAGLGRTALFAGSWSEWCSDPSRPVERG, translated from the coding sequence ATGGCCTATACCACCCTCATTTCCGCCGACGAACTCAAGGCGCTGCGCGCGAGCGGCGCGCCGCTGATGGTCTTCGACTGCAGCTTCGACCTGGCGCACCCTTCGCGCGGGCAGCAGCAATACCTCGAGTCGCACATCCCAGGAGCGGTGTACGCGCACCTCGACGAATCGCTCAGCGCCCGGCACGGCGTGCCCGGCGCGGGCGGCACCATCGTGGCGAAGGAAGGCGAAATGCCGTCGTCGGGCGGCCGGCACCCGCTGCCCCATCCCGAGCGCTTCGCCGCCTGGCTCTCCTCGGTGGGCTTTTCCAATGCGATGCAGGCGGTGGTGTACGACCGCAACGGCACCAACTTCTGCGGGCGCCTGTGGTGGATGCTGCAGTGGGCAGGCCACGAAGCCGTGGCGGTGCTCGACGGCGGACTGCAGGCCTGGGAGCAGGCCGGCGGCGAACTCGCACACGGCGAGGAGCCCGCGCACTTCCAGGCGAACTTCGCCCTGGGCGAGCCCCTGCAGCGGCTGGCCACGGCCGCCGAGGTCCAGGCCGCGCTGGGCCGGCCAGGCCAGACGGTGGTGGATGCACGCGCGCCCGCGCGCTACCGCGGCGAGGTGGAGCCGCTCGATCCGGTCGCCGGCCACATTCCCGGCGCGCTGAACCGCCCGTTCTCCGACAACCTCGGGCCCGACGGCCGCTTCAAGCCGGCCGCGCAGCTGCGGGCCGAATTCGAATCGCTGCTAGCGGGCCGTGATCCCTCCACCGTGGTGCACCAGTGCGGCAGCGGCGTGAGCGCCACGCCCAACGTGCTGGCCATGCAGGTCGCCGGGCTGGGCAGGACCGCGCTGTTCGCGGGCAGCTGGAGCGAGTGGTGCAGCGATCCGTCCCGCCCCGTCGAGCGCGGCTGA
- a CDS encoding SfnB family sulfur acquisition oxidoreductase: MTAHTPQERHSLQQAAPTLPASPVPPPPARRPPVLATPGQILGAAAALAREWAPQAPARDRERRLPWTEIEAYSASGLWGITVPQAHGGPGADAWTLAQTIATVSAADGSLGHIPQNHFYALEVLRVGGTEAQQRFFHGRVLQGERFGNALSETGHRDYRRRTRLERSGSGWVLHGRKSYCTGAIFAHWIPTQAMQQLDDGREASVIAFVPRHAPGVTVEDDWDGMGQRVTGSGSVALDGVRVEPEWIVPFQASFERPTAIGPFAQIMHAAIDLGIGEGALQAALPFIRTRARPWIDAQVEHATDDPLTLHAVGDVDLRLRAARAMLRRAARFVDTARHAPDEDAVAAASVAVAEARALAHRAGLLAANKLLELGGTSATAAEHGFDRFWRNVRTHTLHDPVRWKYHAVGNYLLNGTRPPRHGAL, from the coding sequence ATGACCGCACACACCCCGCAAGAACGGCACTCCCTGCAGCAGGCAGCCCCTACCCTGCCGGCATCACCCGTGCCGCCACCGCCCGCACGCCGGCCGCCCGTGCTGGCCACGCCCGGGCAGATCCTCGGCGCCGCCGCCGCGCTCGCCCGCGAATGGGCGCCCCAGGCGCCCGCGCGCGACCGGGAGCGACGGCTGCCATGGACGGAAATCGAGGCCTACAGCGCCAGCGGGCTCTGGGGCATCACCGTGCCGCAGGCCCACGGCGGCCCGGGCGCCGACGCCTGGACGCTCGCGCAGACCATCGCCACGGTCTCGGCGGCGGACGGATCGCTGGGCCACATCCCGCAGAACCATTTCTACGCCCTCGAAGTGCTGCGCGTGGGCGGCACCGAGGCCCAGCAGCGCTTCTTCCACGGGCGCGTGCTGCAGGGCGAGCGCTTCGGCAACGCCCTGTCCGAAACTGGCCACCGCGACTACCGGCGCCGTACCCGCCTGGAGCGCTCCGGCAGCGGCTGGGTGCTGCACGGGCGCAAGTCCTACTGCACCGGCGCGATCTTCGCGCACTGGATTCCCACGCAGGCCATGCAGCAGTTGGATGACGGCCGCGAGGCGAGCGTGATCGCCTTCGTGCCGCGCCATGCGCCCGGCGTCACGGTGGAGGACGACTGGGACGGCATGGGACAGCGTGTGACGGGCAGCGGATCGGTGGCGCTGGACGGCGTGCGGGTGGAGCCCGAATGGATCGTGCCGTTCCAGGCCAGCTTCGAGCGGCCCACGGCCATCGGGCCGTTCGCCCAGATCATGCATGCCGCCATCGACCTCGGCATCGGCGAGGGGGCGCTGCAGGCTGCCCTGCCCTTCATCCGCACCCGGGCGCGCCCCTGGATCGACGCCCAGGTGGAACATGCCACGGACGACCCCCTCACCCTGCATGCCGTGGGCGACGTGGACCTGCGCCTGCGCGCGGCCCGGGCGATGCTGCGCCGGGCCGCGCGCTTCGTCGATACCGCCCGGCACGCACCCGATGAAGACGCCGTGGCCGCCGCATCGGTGGCCGTGGCCGAGGCCCGTGCGCTCGCCCACCGCGCAGGCCTGCTGGCCGCCAACAAGCTGCTGGAGCTGGGCGGCACCTCCGCCACCGCGGCGGAACACGGCTTCGATCGCTTCTGGCGCAACGTGCGCACCCACACCCTGCACGATCCGGTGCGGTGGAAGTACCACGCCGTGGGCAACTACCTGCTCAACGGCACCCGGCCTCCGCGCCACGGAGCCCTGTGA
- a CDS encoding methionine ABC transporter ATP-binding protein gives MAFASVLRCAPAFPGPGGPRATVLLRTGVAASAAVPSFPGADAAPAADGTAAPRGTVALRGVGKIYASPAGDVAALQEIDLDIPAGSIFGIIGRSGAGKSSLLRTINRLETPSHGQVLIDGVDIGTLDDDGLVALRRRIGMVFQHFNLLSAKTVFDNIALPLRVAGARPAEVTRRVNELLELVGLQDKHRSHPGRLSGGQKQRVGIARALATDPEILLCDEATSALDPETTHAILQLLKDINRRLGITVILITHEMRVIREIADQVVVLERGRIAEQGPVWQVFGAPRHDATRALLAPLRQGLPPDLRARLQAHPPQGGPFAAIVQLGYSGEGGLEPDLARIAAALRPGARLVHGGVDRIQGHAQGELVLAVDGGAALADLAPLTTGPDAIAHSVQVIGYLPHGPSQPPAAHPSTHPPAHP, from the coding sequence ATGGCCTTTGCCTCCGTGCTGCGCTGCGCTCCAGCGTTCCCAGGTCCTGGCGGGCCTCGGGCCACCGTCCTGCTGCGCACCGGCGTCGCGGCATCGGCCGCCGTGCCCTCCTTTCCCGGCGCGGACGCAGCCCCGGCGGCCGACGGCACGGCTGCGCCGCGGGGCACCGTCGCCCTGCGCGGCGTCGGCAAGATCTACGCGTCTCCCGCTGGCGACGTGGCCGCGCTGCAGGAGATCGACCTGGACATCCCGGCCGGCAGCATCTTCGGCATCATCGGCCGCAGCGGCGCGGGCAAGTCCAGCCTGCTGCGCACCATCAACCGGCTGGAGACGCCGTCGCACGGGCAGGTGCTCATCGACGGCGTGGACATCGGCACGCTGGACGACGACGGCCTGGTCGCGCTGCGCCGCCGCATCGGCATGGTCTTCCAGCATTTCAACCTGCTGTCCGCCAAGACGGTGTTCGACAACATCGCCCTGCCGCTGCGCGTGGCGGGCGCCCGCCCTGCGGAGGTCACGCGGCGGGTGAACGAACTCCTGGAACTCGTGGGCCTGCAGGACAAGCACCGCAGCCACCCGGGCCGGCTGTCCGGCGGACAGAAGCAGCGCGTGGGCATCGCGCGCGCCCTGGCCACCGACCCGGAGATCCTGCTGTGCGACGAGGCCACTTCGGCCCTGGACCCGGAAACCACGCACGCCATCCTGCAACTGCTGAAGGACATCAACCGGCGCCTGGGCATCACCGTCATCCTGATCACACACGAGATGCGCGTGATTCGCGAGATCGCCGACCAGGTGGTGGTGCTCGAGCGAGGACGCATCGCCGAACAGGGCCCCGTCTGGCAGGTGTTCGGCGCGCCGCGCCACGATGCCACGCGGGCGCTGCTGGCCCCGCTGCGCCAGGGCCTGCCTCCGGACCTGCGCGCACGGCTGCAGGCGCATCCACCGCAGGGCGGCCCGTTCGCGGCCATCGTGCAGCTCGGCTACAGCGGCGAAGGCGGCCTCGAGCCCGATCTCGCGCGCATCGCCGCCGCCCTGCGCCCCGGCGCACGGCTGGTGCACGGCGGCGTGGACCGCATCCAGGGGCATGCGCAGGGCGAGCTGGTGCTGGCCGTGGACGGCGGCGCCGCACTGGCCGACCTCGCCCCGCTCACCACCGGCCCCGACGCGATCGCCCACTCCGTCCAGGTGATCGGCTACCTGCCCCACGGCCCGTCGCAGCCTCCGGCAGCACATCCATCCACGCATCCACCCGCCCACCCATGA
- a CDS encoding LLM class flavin-dependent oxidoreductase has protein sequence MPGTQRSRPIILNAFSMNTVGHINHGLWTHPRDRSGEYHSLDYWTGLARELERGLFDGLFLADIVGVYDTYGQSADVTLRESVQLPVNDPVLVVPAMAAATRHLSYGVTVNLSYEQPYLLARRFSTLDHLTCGRVGWNIVTGYLDSAARAMGVAQQMPHDERYDRADEFMDVAYQLWEGSWDDDAVLRDRARRIYADPARVRPVRHHGTHYRVEGYHLCEPSPQRTPVLLQAGSSGRGLRFAARHAECVFMSTQDKASTRELVRALRAEVVRAGRHPDDVKVVVGLTAVPGATRREAEDRYQDYCRHASPEAALAHLSAGAGIDFSTYRQDMPLLGQHRSNGIENSLRRLANGRAHYTLGDLLEELALGGRYATVVGSPQDIADEMQSWLDEAGVDGFNLARTVVPESYTDFIDLVVPELQNRGLHKTAYAEGTLRHKLAGRGDRLAPTHHGAGFRPAPGTRAVRAA, from the coding sequence ATGCCCGGCACGCAACGCTCCCGCCCCATCATCCTCAACGCGTTCAGCATGAACACGGTGGGGCACATCAACCACGGCCTCTGGACGCATCCCCGCGACCGGTCGGGCGAATACCACTCGCTGGACTATTGGACCGGGCTCGCGCGCGAACTGGAGCGCGGCCTGTTCGACGGCCTCTTCCTGGCCGACATCGTCGGCGTGTACGACACCTACGGCCAGTCGGCAGACGTTACCCTGCGCGAATCGGTGCAGTTGCCGGTGAACGACCCCGTGCTGGTCGTGCCCGCCATGGCCGCCGCCACGCGGCACCTGTCGTACGGCGTCACCGTGAACCTGAGCTACGAGCAACCCTACCTGCTGGCACGGCGGTTCTCGACGCTGGACCACCTCACGTGCGGCCGCGTGGGCTGGAACATCGTCACCGGCTACCTCGATTCGGCCGCGCGCGCCATGGGCGTGGCGCAGCAGATGCCGCACGACGAGCGCTACGACCGGGCCGACGAATTCATGGACGTGGCCTACCAGCTCTGGGAAGGCAGCTGGGACGACGACGCCGTCCTGCGCGACCGCGCCCGGCGCATCTATGCCGATCCGGCCCGCGTGCGGCCGGTGCGCCACCACGGCACGCACTACCGGGTCGAGGGCTACCACCTCTGCGAGCCGTCTCCACAGCGCACGCCGGTGCTCCTGCAGGCCGGCAGCTCCGGCCGCGGGCTGCGTTTCGCCGCCCGGCACGCGGAGTGCGTGTTCATGTCCACCCAGGACAAGGCCTCCACGCGGGAACTGGTCCGCGCCCTGCGCGCGGAGGTGGTCCGCGCGGGCCGCCATCCCGATGACGTGAAGGTGGTGGTGGGGCTCACCGCCGTACCCGGCGCCACCCGCCGCGAAGCCGAGGACAGGTACCAGGACTACTGCCGCCATGCCAGCCCGGAGGCGGCGCTCGCCCACCTCTCGGCCGGGGCGGGCATCGATTTCTCCACGTACCGGCAGGACATGCCCCTGCTGGGCCAGCACCGCAGCAACGGCATCGAGAACAGCCTGCGGCGCCTGGCCAACGGGCGCGCCCACTACACCCTGGGCGACCTCCTGGAGGAGCTGGCCCTGGGCGGCCGCTACGCCACCGTGGTCGGCTCGCCGCAGGACATCGCCGACGAAATGCAGTCCTGGCTGGACGAGGCCGGGGTGGACGGGTTCAACCTCGCGCGCACCGTGGTACCCGAGAGCTACACGGACTTCATCGACCTCGTGGTGCCCGAACTGCAGAACCGCGGCCTGCACAAGACCGCCTACGCCGAAGGCACGCTGCGCCACAAGCTGGCCGGCCGGGGCGACCGGCTGGCGCCGACACACCACGGGGCGGGCTTTCGCCCTGCCCCCGGGACACGC
- a CDS encoding SfnB family sulfur acquisition oxidoreductase produces MEAPSSEGPAATTRLPLPPRTPHRIASEAEALDIARALAREFRQDAASRDRERRLPRDEIEQYTASGLGGIGVPRAHGGIGASFRTLMEVFAILCAADPSLGQIPQNHHALIRHLVEFGNPSLQRRIFADVLAGHRLGNAGPERKARAAAVHHATARLRRDAQGTLRASGTRHYSTGALFAHWVPFRAEDEHGRPVQVWVRRTAPGLQVIDDWDAFGQRTTASGSVVLQDVPVEDDDVVALHAAQDRPTLTGPFSQLLQASIDLGIAEGALEDALAYVREKTRPWVDSGVEHAYDDPHILREVGELAIDVHAAREMLAEAADLLDASARAPLTDAASAEASVAVARAKVLTTEAALRAGEHLLELAGTSASRTVHNLDRHWRNARVHTLHDPVRWKYHLIGRYVLNGQAPRRHQWN; encoded by the coding sequence ATGGAAGCCCCTTCCTCCGAAGGCCCCGCCGCCACCACCCGCCTGCCCCTGCCGCCGCGCACGCCGCACCGCATCGCCAGCGAGGCCGAAGCACTCGACATCGCCCGCGCACTGGCGCGCGAATTCCGCCAGGACGCGGCATCGCGCGACCGCGAGCGCCGCCTGCCCAGGGACGAGATCGAGCAATACACCGCGAGCGGCCTCGGCGGCATCGGCGTGCCGCGCGCCCACGGCGGCATCGGCGCCTCGTTCCGCACGCTGATGGAGGTGTTCGCCATCCTGTGCGCGGCCGACCCGTCGCTGGGGCAGATTCCGCAGAACCACCACGCGCTCATCCGCCACCTGGTGGAGTTCGGCAACCCGTCGCTGCAGCGCCGCATCTTCGCGGACGTGCTGGCGGGGCACCGGCTGGGCAATGCCGGCCCGGAGCGCAAGGCCCGCGCCGCCGCGGTCCACCACGCCACGGCGCGGCTGCGGCGGGATGCGCAGGGAACGCTGCGCGCCAGCGGCACGCGCCACTATTCCACCGGGGCGCTGTTCGCGCACTGGGTGCCCTTCCGCGCGGAAGACGAGCACGGCCGCCCGGTGCAGGTCTGGGTGCGCCGCACGGCGCCCGGGCTGCAGGTGATCGATGACTGGGACGCCTTCGGCCAGCGCACGACGGCCAGCGGCAGCGTCGTGCTGCAGGACGTACCCGTGGAAGACGACGACGTGGTCGCCCTCCACGCCGCGCAGGACCGGCCCACGCTGACAGGGCCGTTCTCGCAACTGCTGCAGGCCTCCATCGACCTGGGGATCGCCGAGGGTGCCCTGGAGGACGCGCTCGCCTACGTGCGCGAGAAGACCCGGCCCTGGGTGGATTCCGGCGTGGAACACGCCTACGACGATCCGCACATCCTGCGCGAGGTCGGCGAACTGGCCATCGACGTGCATGCGGCCCGCGAGATGTTGGCCGAGGCCGCGGACCTGCTGGATGCATCGGCCCGGGCACCGCTCACGGACGCCGCCAGCGCCGAGGCCTCGGTGGCGGTCGCGCGCGCGAAGGTGCTGACCACGGAGGCCGCGCTGCGCGCCGGCGAGCACCTGCTGGAGCTGGCCGGCACCTCGGCATCGCGCACCGTCCACAACCTCGACCGGCACTGGCGCAATGCGCGCGTCCACACGCTGCACGACCCCGTGCGCTGGAAATACCACCTCATCGGCCGCTACGTGCTGAACGGCCAGGCGCCACGCCGCCACCAGTGGAACTGA
- a CDS encoding MetQ/NlpA family ABC transporter substrate-binding protein, with product MTASVSRRRLLAAAATAPLGLGALPLAFAADRLRIGVVPGAYADSVNVAAKEARAQGLQVEVIEFTDWTTPNVALNAGDIDINYFQHQPFLANAIRKQGFQLASAGTGILANVGLYSLKHKKVEDVPAGGKVGMANDPVNQGRGLLLLQKVGLVRLKPDVGYLGTLADIVDNPKKLRFVEVEGPQLVRITPDVDIAQGYPHFIVAAKAFDPSSGLAYSGIEDAQFAIQFVVRQDRVNDPVVQRFVRLYQNSPAVKSETRRAFANDDRLYTLAWARS from the coding sequence ATGACCGCATCCGTTTCACGCCGCCGCCTGCTCGCTGCCGCCGCCACTGCGCCACTGGGGCTGGGCGCGCTCCCCCTCGCATTCGCGGCCGACCGCCTGCGCATCGGCGTGGTGCCTGGCGCCTACGCGGACTCCGTCAACGTGGCGGCAAAAGAAGCCCGGGCCCAGGGCCTGCAGGTCGAGGTGATCGAGTTCACCGACTGGACGACGCCGAACGTGGCGCTGAACGCGGGCGACATCGACATCAACTATTTCCAGCACCAGCCCTTCCTCGCCAACGCGATCAGGAAGCAGGGTTTCCAGCTCGCGAGCGCGGGCACCGGCATCCTGGCCAACGTGGGCCTGTATTCGCTGAAGCACAAGAAAGTGGAGGACGTGCCCGCCGGCGGCAAGGTGGGCATGGCCAACGACCCGGTCAACCAAGGCCGCGGCCTGTTGCTCCTGCAGAAAGTGGGCCTCGTCCGGCTCAAGCCCGACGTGGGCTACCTCGGCACGCTGGCCGACATCGTGGACAACCCGAAGAAGCTCCGCTTCGTGGAAGTCGAAGGCCCGCAGCTGGTGCGCATCACGCCCGATGTGGACATCGCCCAAGGCTATCCGCATTTCATCGTGGCGGCCAAGGCGTTCGACCCGTCCAGCGGCCTGGCCTACTCGGGCATCGAGGACGCGCAGTTCGCGATCCAGTTCGTGGTCCGGCAGGACCGCGTGAACGATCCGGTGGTGCAGCGTTTCGTGCGCCTCTACCAAAACTCGCCGGCGGTGAAGAGCGAGACGCGGCGCGCGTTCGCCAACGACGACCGGCTCTACACGCTGGCCTGGGCCCGTTCGTGA